Proteins from one Tachyglossus aculeatus isolate mTacAcu1 chromosome 23, mTacAcu1.pri, whole genome shotgun sequence genomic window:
- the ZFP36L1 gene encoding mRNA decay activator protein ZFP36L1, protein MSTALVSATIFDLSEVLCKSNKMLNYGPSGAGGCLLDRKAVGTPAGGAFSRRHSVTLPSSKYHQNQLLSSLKGEPAPSLAGARDRFRDRSFSEGGERLLPPQKQPGGGGQVNSSRYKTELCRPFEENGACKYGDKCQFAHGIHELRSLTRHPKYKTELCRTFHTIGFCPYGPRCHFIHNAEERRALAGSRDLTADRPRLQHSFSFAGFPSAAATAAASGLLDSPTSITPPPILTADDLLGSPTLPDGASNPFTFSSQELASLFAPSMGVPGGGGGGSPTAFLFRPMSESPPMFDSPPSPQDSLSDQEGYLSSSSSSHSGSDSPILDTSRRLPIFSRLSISDD, encoded by the exons ATGTCCACTGCTCTGGTGTCTGCAACCATCTTCGACCTGAGCGAAGTTTTATGCAAG agtaACAAGATGCTGAACTACGGCCCCTCGGGCGCAGGGGGCTGCCTGCTGGACAGGAAGGCGGTGGGCACCCCGGCGGGCGGGGCCTTCTCCCGGCGCCACTCGGTCACCCTGCCCAGCTCCAAGTACCACCAGAACCAGCTCCTGAGCAGCCTGAAGGGAGAGCCGGCCCCGTCCCTGGCCGGTGCCCGGGACCGCTTCCGCGACCGTTCCTTCTCGGAGGGCGGCGAGCGCCTCCTGCCCCCTCAGAAGCAGCCGGGCGGCGGGGGGCAGGTCAACTCCAGCCGCTACAAGACGGAGCTGTGCCGCCCCTTCGAGGAGAACGGCGCCTGCAAGTACGGGGACAAATGCCAGTTCGCCCACGGGATCCACGAGCTGCGCAGTCTGACGCGCCACCCCAAGTACAAGACGGAGCTGTGCCGCACGTTCCACACCATCGGCTTCTGCCCCTACGGCCCCCGCTGCCACTTCATCCACAACGCCGAGGAGCGGCGGGCCCTGGCCGGGAGCCGGGACCTGACGGCCGACCGGCCCCGCCTGCAGCACAGCTTCAGCTTCGCCGGCTTCCCCAGCGCCGCCGCCACGGCCGCCGCCTCCGGGCTGCTGGACAGCCCCACTTCCATCACCCCGCCGCCCATCCTCACCGCCGACGACCTGCTGGGCTCGCCCACCCTGCCCGATGGGGCCAGCAACCCCTTCACCTTCTCCAGCCAGGAGCTGGCCAGCCTCTTCGCCCCCAGCATGGGGGtgcccggcggcggcggaggcggctcTCCCACCGCCTTCCTCTTCCGCCCCATGTCCGAGTCCCCTCCGATGTTTGactcgccccccagcccccaggactCCCTCTCGGACCAGGAGGGCTACCTGAGCAGTTCCAGCAGTAGCCACAGTGGGTCAGACTCGCCCATCCTGGACACCTCGCGGCGCCTCCCCATATTCAGCAGACTCTCCATCTCAGATGActag